One genomic region from Lysobacterales bacterium encodes:
- a CDS encoding TIGR00645 family protein, protein MLERVIERSLYAARWLLAPIYLGLSLAVLALGLKFFQELFYLLPSVFEKTEADLILVVLSLIDLALVGGLLVMVMLSSYESFVSQLDSADEGDKLGWLGKMDYTSLKNKVASSIVAISSIHLLKVFMDTHRTDNDKLLWYVIIHLTFVVSAVGMGLLDKFTRKDD, encoded by the coding sequence ATGCTTGAGCGCGTTATCGAACGCAGCCTGTACGCCGCGCGCTGGCTGCTGGCGCCCATCTACCTCGGCCTGTCGCTGGCCGTGCTGGCCTTGGGCTTGAAGTTCTTCCAGGAGCTCTTCTATCTGCTGCCGTCGGTGTTCGAGAAGACCGAGGCGGATCTGATCCTGGTGGTGCTGTCTCTCATCGACCTCGCCCTGGTGGGCGGCCTGCTGGTGATGGTGATGCTGTCGAGCTATGAGAGCTTCGTGTCGCAGTTGGACTCGGCCGACGAGGGCGACAAACTCGGCTGGCTGGGCAAGATGGATTACACCAGCCTCAAGAATAAAGTGGCCTCCTCTATCGTTGCGATCAGCTCGATCCACCTGCTCAAGGTGTTCATGGACACCCATCGCACCGACAACGACAAGCTGCTGTGGTACGTCATCATCCATCTGACCTTCGTGGTCTCGGCCGTGGGCATGGGCCTGCTCGACAAGTTCACCCGCAAGGACGACTGA
- a CDS encoding DUF2058 domain-containing protein, translating into MARNPLQEQLLKAGLVNKNKLDQVVRQQQKARAGKGAPASSEEADAVDAERLRLERAERDRAIESQRRSEREAAERAAQVRQIIEAHRVKNGDDGDYRFEHAGLIRSLRIGAAQRPLLGRGALVIASLGESYALVARDIGERLRGIDPGVICVDHAQSPHQPPESGSDEEFYSRFQVPDDLVW; encoded by the coding sequence ATGGCGCGCAACCCACTGCAGGAACAGCTGCTCAAGGCCGGCCTGGTCAACAAGAACAAGCTCGACCAGGTGGTCCGCCAGCAGCAGAAGGCGCGCGCCGGCAAGGGGGCGCCGGCATCCAGTGAAGAAGCCGATGCCGTCGACGCCGAGCGCTTGCGGCTGGAGCGGGCGGAGCGCGATCGCGCGATCGAGTCACAGCGCCGCAGCGAGCGCGAAGCGGCGGAGCGCGCGGCGCAGGTGCGCCAGATCATCGAAGCCCATCGAGTGAAGAACGGCGATGACGGCGACTATCGCTTCGAACATGCGGGGCTGATCCGCAGCCTGCGGATAGGCGCCGCACAGCGCCCGCTGCTGGGCCGCGGAGCGCTGGTGATCGCAAGCCTCGGCGAATCCTACGCCTTGGTCGCGCGCGACATCGGCGAACGTCTGCGCGGCATCGACCCAGGAGTGATCTGCGTAGACCATGCGCAGAGTCCGCATCAGCCCCCGGAATCGGGGTCTGACGAGGAGTTCTACAGCCGCTTCCAGGTGCCCGACGACCTGGTCTGGTGA
- a CDS encoding sugar kinase, which produces MSGPILCFGELLLRLSAPAHERLLQTPRLEVHVGGAEANVGVALAQFGHPVAMLGTVAANALGETALGELRRLGVQTDGVRRSEGRMGLYFFEQGALRRASEVVYDREGSAFASAQSADYDWPALLAGGSRLHLSGVTPALGAECARTAIAAAEAAVQLAMPVSFDGNFRGKLWQRWGGDAAALLKPLMASADVIFANHRDIALVLGENFDGMHPRTAFRAAAEAAFTAFPRLQQFAATLRLSGGVQQQELGALLALRDGSLLEAAPYVLDGIVDRIGGGDAFAAGLLHGLHSGLDAQATLDFALASGAFKHTVPGDFSRCSRAEIEAWQVGEGADVRR; this is translated from the coding sequence ATGAGCGGCCCGATCCTGTGCTTTGGTGAGCTGCTGCTGCGGCTTTCGGCACCTGCGCACGAACGTCTCCTGCAGACGCCGCGTCTGGAGGTCCATGTCGGGGGTGCCGAGGCTAACGTCGGCGTTGCGCTTGCTCAGTTCGGTCACCCGGTGGCCATGCTTGGCACCGTCGCTGCCAACGCGCTCGGCGAGACGGCCTTGGGCGAATTGCGTCGGCTTGGCGTACAGACCGATGGCGTGCGTCGCAGCGAGGGCCGGATGGGGCTGTACTTCTTCGAACAGGGTGCGCTGCGGCGCGCCAGCGAGGTGGTCTATGACCGCGAAGGCTCAGCATTCGCGTCTGCGCAGAGTGCCGACTACGACTGGCCGGCCCTGCTGGCGGGCGGAAGTCGGCTGCACCTGTCAGGGGTAACGCCCGCACTGGGGGCCGAGTGCGCGCGCACAGCCATTGCCGCGGCCGAGGCCGCCGTCCAGTTGGCAATGCCGGTCTCGTTCGATGGCAACTTCCGCGGCAAGCTGTGGCAGCGTTGGGGAGGCGACGCGGCAGCCCTGCTCAAGCCCTTGATGGCCAGTGCAGACGTGATCTTCGCCAACCACCGCGACATCGCACTGGTGCTGGGAGAAAACTTCGACGGCATGCATCCGCGTACGGCCTTCCGCGCCGCCGCCGAGGCCGCGTTCACGGCGTTTCCGCGGCTCCAGCAGTTTGCCGCGACCCTGCGACTGTCAGGAGGAGTCCAGCAGCAAGAGCTGGGCGCGCTGCTGGCCCTGCGCGACGGCAGTCTGCTGGAAGCAGCGCCCTATGTGCTCGACGGCATCGTCGATCGCATTGGCGGAGGCGATGCCTTCGCTGCAGGCTTGCTGCATGGTCTGCATTCCGGCCTCGATGCCCAGGCGACTCTGGATTTCGCGCTCGCCAGCGGCGCCTTCAAGCACACGGTGCCGGGCGACTTCTCGCGCTGCAGCCGGGCCGAGATCGAGGCCTGGCAGGTCGGTGAGGGCGCTGACGTGCGTCGCTGA
- a CDS encoding TonB-dependent receptor, whose translation MSLPAMLLAQETQSTAANEEATELDEIVVSYRASLNKALDLKRSEVGQVDVIVAEDIGKFPDLNLAESLQRIPGVAITRDAGEGRNISVRGLGPQFTRIRINGMEALATGGGTDSSGGANRGRGFDFNVFASDLFNSITVRKTSSAEVDEGSLGATVDLRTARPFDYDGFTAVASGQASYGDLSGDVDPRTAALISNTWGDGRFGALLSVAQSERDLIEEGHSTVRWSQATANGNFAANSPFAAARGANVFHPRLPRYGVLEHSQERLGATLALQWQVGEDTLLNLDVLHAKFDATRSENFLQAQSFSRAGNGKPQTVVREGVVDERGNLVYGVFDNVDLRAESRYDELTTRFNQYNLEFGHAFTDSFRIDAAYGTSTSRFRNPIQTTITLDRANVNGYSWDYRGNDRLPSIGYGFDVANPANWSWLNTAPNSQGSEIRLRPQTADNDFETLRFDLTWDASYTWSFRGGMSWKDYDFATTEQRRASETAVPALPTGTSLADLTRTISFAGLNANTPNTWLIPNVDAFASLFDIYCRCGTFALSTDPARGNNGSVSEESLGTYLQADFNTELFGRNFSGGFGVRHVKTDQSSTGIGLVANQPTLITVDRSYSDTLPSLNLSWELNDELLLRFGAAKVMSRPGLGNLSPGVNITVSGSARGINGQNPLLNPFRATTYDLGLEWYFAEESLLSLALFYKDIDSFVQTTRQTGLFSENPFGIPDSLRPANTSPQDSWEFTFPVNTPGGPLKGYEISFQKPFSGLPGLLSNTGIQLNHTYVESTIDYLTATGALAARENLTGLSKNAYNATLYYEDERFGTRVSVSNRDDYLTTVPGRDGNNVEGTKGTTTVDMSASYKLNEQVEFTLEGLNLTNEWNDQWVDSVGDRVNVYHQTGRVYILGVRVKF comes from the coding sequence ATGAGTCTGCCTGCAATGCTGCTCGCGCAGGAGACCCAGAGTACTGCCGCAAACGAGGAGGCCACTGAGCTTGACGAGATCGTGGTCAGCTATCGCGCCAGCTTGAACAAGGCGCTCGATCTCAAGCGGTCCGAGGTCGGTCAGGTCGATGTGATCGTGGCCGAGGACATCGGCAAGTTCCCGGACCTGAACCTGGCGGAGTCGCTGCAGCGCATCCCCGGTGTGGCCATCACCCGCGATGCTGGCGAAGGCCGCAACATCTCGGTGCGCGGCCTGGGCCCGCAGTTCACGCGCATCCGCATCAACGGAATGGAGGCGCTGGCGACAGGCGGTGGCACCGATTCCTCGGGCGGCGCCAATCGCGGCCGTGGCTTTGACTTCAACGTCTTCGCCTCCGACCTGTTCAACAGCATTACCGTGCGCAAGACCAGCTCCGCCGAAGTCGACGAAGGCTCACTGGGCGCCACGGTGGATCTACGCACGGCCCGCCCCTTCGACTACGACGGCTTCACCGCAGTCGCCTCGGGACAGGCCAGCTATGGCGATCTGTCGGGCGACGTCGACCCGCGCACGGCGGCGCTCATCAGCAATACCTGGGGCGACGGTCGCTTCGGCGCCTTGCTGTCGGTAGCGCAGAGCGAGCGTGACCTCATCGAAGAGGGCCACAGCACCGTGCGCTGGAGCCAGGCCACCGCGAACGGCAACTTCGCCGCCAACTCGCCCTTTGCCGCAGCGCGCGGCGCCAACGTGTTCCACCCGCGCCTGCCGCGCTACGGCGTGCTCGAGCACAGCCAGGAGCGCCTTGGTGCAACGCTCGCCTTGCAGTGGCAGGTCGGCGAGGACACCCTGCTTAACCTCGATGTGCTGCACGCCAAGTTCGACGCAACGCGCAGCGAGAACTTCCTGCAGGCGCAGAGCTTCTCGCGCGCTGGCAACGGCAAGCCGCAGACGGTGGTGCGCGAGGGCGTGGTCGACGAACGCGGCAACCTGGTCTACGGCGTCTTCGACAACGTCGACCTGCGCGCCGAGTCGCGCTACGACGAGCTGACCACGCGCTTCAACCAGTACAACCTGGAATTCGGTCACGCCTTCACCGACAGCTTCCGCATCGACGCCGCCTACGGCACCTCGACGTCGCGCTTTCGCAATCCCATCCAAACCACGATCACGCTCGACCGCGCGAACGTCAACGGCTACAGCTGGGACTACCGCGGCAACGATCGTCTACCGTCCATCGGTTACGGCTTCGACGTCGCGAATCCGGCCAACTGGAGCTGGCTGAATACGGCGCCCAACAGTCAGGGCTCCGAAATCCGCCTGCGTCCGCAGACCGCCGACAACGATTTCGAGACGCTGCGCTTCGATCTGACCTGGGACGCCAGCTACACTTGGTCCTTCCGCGGCGGCATGAGCTGGAAGGATTACGACTTCGCCACCACCGAACAGCGTCGTGCGTCCGAGACTGCGGTGCCGGCGCTGCCGACCGGCACATCGCTTGCGGATCTCACCCGCACGATCAGCTTTGCCGGTCTCAATGCCAACACGCCGAACACCTGGCTGATTCCGAACGTCGACGCCTTCGCCAGTCTGTTCGACATCTACTGCCGCTGTGGCACCTTCGCCCTCTCGACCGACCCCGCGCGCGGAAACAACGGCAGCGTCAGCGAAGAGTCGCTGGGCACTTACCTGCAAGCCGACTTCAACACCGAGCTGTTCGGCCGCAACTTCTCCGGCGGCTTCGGCGTGCGTCATGTCAAGACCGATCAGAGCTCAACCGGCATCGGCCTGGTCGCCAACCAGCCGACACTGATCACGGTCGATCGCTCCTACAGCGACACCCTGCCTTCGCTCAACCTCAGCTGGGAGCTCAACGACGAGCTGCTGCTGCGCTTCGGCGCTGCCAAGGTGATGTCGCGGCCGGGCCTCGGCAACCTGAGCCCAGGCGTCAATATCACCGTGTCCGGCTCGGCGCGCGGCATCAACGGCCAGAACCCGCTGCTGAATCCGTTCCGCGCCACGACCTACGACCTGGGCCTTGAGTGGTACTTCGCGGAAGAGTCGCTGCTGTCGCTGGCGCTGTTCTACAAGGACATCGACAGCTTCGTGCAGACCACGCGTCAGACCGGTCTGTTCAGCGAGAATCCGTTCGGAATCCCGGACAGCCTGCGGCCCGCCAACACCTCGCCGCAGGACAGCTGGGAGTTCACCTTCCCGGTCAACACGCCGGGCGGCCCGCTTAAGGGCTACGAGATCTCCTTCCAGAAGCCGTTCAGCGGCCTGCCGGGACTGCTCTCGAATACCGGCATCCAGCTGAATCACACCTACGTCGAATCGACCATCGACTACCTCACGGCCACGGGTGCGCTGGCCGCGCGCGAAAACCTCACAGGTCTCTCGAAGAACGCCTACAACGCCACCCTCTACTACGAAGACGAGCGTTTCGGCACGCGCGTCTCGGTGTCGAACCGCGATGACTACCTGACCACGGTGCCCGGGCGCGACGGCAACAACGTCGAAGGCACCAAGGGCACCACCACGGTCGACATGTCGGCCTCCTACAAGCTCAACGAGCAAGTGGAGTTCACCCTGGAAGGCTTGAACCTCACCAACGAGTGGAACGATCAGTGGGTCGACTCGGTGGGCGATCGCGTCAACGTCTACCACCAGACCGGCCGCGTCTACATCCTGGGCGTGCGCGTGAAGTTCTGA